A single genomic interval of Pseudomonas sp. FeN3W harbors:
- a CDS encoding EAL domain-containing protein, whose protein sequence is MSRLLFSELPADQIALLGHSHDPLLVVLSYLVASAAAFTALALAKRVSRSGSPRGRELWRWVGAFALGGGIWSMHFIGMLAFSAPLDISYDHRITLLSLLIAIAVSYVVMHLLGRDRLSIPQYAMAGTAAGIGIAAMHYTGMAAIRSLATLYYAPLAFAASVLIAIGASIAALVLGFHFRASQSRHQHWQRLLCSLLMGAAIVSMHYTGMHALTLAVPAHMLEHTAPFGSHGGQHAVLASAIGLVALLVIVTGIAASWAEQRFSEQRQALDQAEHQLNAMTHYDPLTNLFNGRAFTEMVTQVLAAREERQALAVLVVDLDNFKRINDSLGHRSGDLALQQAAHRIRAVLGQHDMLARFSGDEFCVLTLGQWEHAQALANHILEQLRPPFTLGDTQLHLTASIGISQYPEDGLSFDALFRHAGLAVGQCKASGRNRSLRFNPALELRAQEDLSLEQDLRRALNENLLSVNYQPIVDGRSGEPVSLEALVRWQHPQQGFISPERFVGLAEQHGFVAELDAWVARRACVDLVTLLDEGYDLRVAVNCSALNLSNPQMPEVVAHILERTGLDPARLTVEVTENALMNSLGAAVRSLNAVRELGVKVSIDDFGSGYSSLAYLRKLPVNTLKVDRAFVQEIAEQANDRAITAAIIAMAHKLGLRVVAEGVEEEVQLAYLRENGCDYIQGYYYSRPLPLTELRGWLAARRTLSAAATTA, encoded by the coding sequence GTGTCCAGACTCCTGTTTTCCGAGCTTCCCGCCGACCAGATCGCTCTGCTTGGCCACAGTCACGACCCGCTGCTGGTCGTTCTTTCCTACCTGGTCGCCAGCGCGGCGGCGTTCACCGCCTTGGCGCTGGCCAAGCGGGTCAGCCGCAGCGGCAGCCCGCGCGGTCGCGAATTGTGGCGTTGGGTCGGTGCGTTCGCCCTGGGCGGCGGCATCTGGTCGATGCATTTCATCGGCATGCTGGCCTTCAGCGCACCGCTGGACATCAGCTACGACCATCGCATTACCCTGCTTTCGCTGCTGATCGCCATAGCCGTGTCCTATGTGGTGATGCATCTGCTCGGCCGCGATCGCCTCAGCATTCCGCAGTACGCGATGGCCGGAACGGCCGCCGGCATCGGCATTGCCGCCATGCACTACACCGGAATGGCGGCGATCCGCTCGCTGGCCACGCTCTACTACGCACCGCTGGCCTTCGCCGCCTCGGTGCTGATCGCCATCGGCGCCTCGATCGCCGCGCTGGTGCTGGGGTTTCACTTCCGCGCCAGCCAGAGCCGGCATCAGCACTGGCAGCGCCTGCTCTGCAGCCTGTTGATGGGTGCGGCGATCGTTTCGATGCACTACACCGGCATGCATGCGCTGACCTTGGCAGTCCCCGCCCACATGCTGGAGCACACCGCCCCATTCGGCAGTCACGGCGGCCAGCATGCCGTCCTCGCCTCGGCAATCGGTCTGGTCGCCCTGCTGGTAATCGTCACCGGCATCGCCGCCAGCTGGGCCGAACAGCGCTTCAGCGAGCAACGCCAGGCACTCGACCAGGCCGAGCACCAGCTCAACGCGATGACCCATTACGACCCGCTGACCAATCTGTTCAACGGCCGCGCCTTCACCGAGATGGTCACCCAGGTCCTGGCCGCGCGCGAGGAACGCCAGGCGCTGGCCGTGCTGGTGGTGGACCTGGACAACTTTAAGCGGATCAACGACAGCCTCGGTCACCGCAGCGGCGACCTGGCATTGCAGCAGGCGGCGCATCGAATCCGCGCGGTACTCGGACAGCACGATATGCTGGCGCGCTTCTCCGGCGACGAGTTCTGCGTCTTGACGCTCGGCCAGTGGGAGCATGCCCAGGCGCTCGCCAACCACATCCTCGAACAGCTGCGCCCGCCCTTCACCCTCGGCGACACTCAGCTGCACCTGACCGCCAGCATCGGTATCAGCCAGTACCCCGAAGACGGGCTCAGCTTCGACGCGCTGTTCCGCCACGCTGGCCTCGCGGTAGGCCAGTGCAAGGCCAGTGGTCGCAACCGCAGCCTGCGCTTCAACCCGGCGCTCGAACTGCGCGCCCAGGAAGATCTGTCGCTGGAACAAGACCTGCGCCGAGCGCTGAACGAAAACCTGCTCAGCGTGAACTATCAGCCCATCGTCGACGGTCGCAGCGGCGAGCCGGTGAGCCTCGAAGCGCTGGTGCGCTGGCAGCATCCGCAGCAGGGTTTCATAAGCCCCGAGCGCTTTGTCGGGCTGGCCGAGCAGCACGGTTTCGTCGCCGAACTGGACGCCTGGGTCGCGCGTCGCGCCTGTGTCGACCTGGTCACCTTGCTCGATGAGGGCTACGACCTGCGGGTCGCGGTCAATTGCTCGGCGCTCAACCTGTCAAATCCACAGATGCCGGAGGTCGTGGCGCACATTCTTGAACGCACCGGCCTCGACCCGGCGCGACTGACCGTGGAAGTCACCGAGAATGCGCTGATGAACAGCCTTGGCGCGGCGGTGCGCTCCCTCAATGCCGTCCGCGAACTCGGGGTGAAGGTTTCCATCGATGACTTCGGCAGCGGCTATTCCTCGCTGGCCTACCTGCGCAAGCTGCCGGTGAACACCCTGAAGGTCGACCGCGCCTTCGTTCAGGAAATCGCCGAGCAGGCCAATGACCGTGCCATCACCGCAGCGATCATCGCCATGGCGCACAAGCTCGGCCTCAGGGTAGTGGCGGAAGGTGTCGAGGAGGAGGTGCAACTGGCCTATCTACGCGAGAACGGCTGCGATTACATCCAGGGCTACTACTACAGCCGCCCGCTGCCACTGACGGAGCTGCGCGGCTGGCTGGCCGCGCGGCGGACCCTCAGCGCGGCCGCGACAACCGCGTGA
- a CDS encoding Rsd/AlgQ family anti-sigma factor: MLESCRNAQERWGGVHLLIDRWLNERHALINAYDGLHTERDDAAARQALQRFCEYLVDYVSAGHFEIYEQLLAEAEAFGDARAIELAKQIYPRIETITQASLGFNDRCEKGDCLGSPGLADELKTLGQLLHERFELEDCLIEVLHTAHKQAAAPA, from the coding sequence ATGCTCGAGAGCTGTCGGAATGCCCAGGAACGCTGGGGTGGTGTACATCTGCTGATCGACCGTTGGTTGAACGAGCGCCACGCGCTGATCAATGCATACGACGGGCTGCATACCGAGCGTGACGATGCCGCCGCTCGCCAGGCCCTGCAGCGATTCTGCGAATATCTGGTCGACTACGTCTCTGCCGGCCACTTCGAGATCTACGAACAACTGCTCGCCGAGGCCGAAGCCTTCGGTGATGCTCGCGCCATCGAACTGGCCAAGCAGATCTATCCGCGTATCGAAACCATCACCCAGGCCTCGCTGGGCTTCAACGATCGTTGCGAGAAGGGCGATTGCCTGGGTAGCCCGGGTTTGGCCGACGAGCTCAAGACGCTCGGCCAGCTGTTGCATGAGCGGTTCGAGCTGGAAGACTGCCTGATCGAGGTGCTGCATACCGCGCACAAGCAGGCGGCTGCTCCGGCCTGA
- a CDS encoding TIGR02444 family protein produces the protein MPNPDLWTFALHCYAREGVETACLDLQSQGADVCVLICAAWLEARGVACNQERMRALEEVAAPWRRRVVEPLRELRQAWRSPAEQDDALRELREALKMLELQAERYLLERLQMASREWSASAGANQWLSAVAPKGSCRAALETLRNAAYQTQLELAGV, from the coding sequence ATGCCCAACCCGGATCTCTGGACGTTCGCCCTGCACTGCTACGCACGAGAGGGGGTCGAGACTGCCTGTCTGGACCTACAGAGTCAGGGGGCGGATGTCTGTGTGCTGATCTGCGCGGCCTGGCTGGAGGCACGCGGGGTCGCATGCAATCAAGAGCGGATGCGTGCGCTGGAGGAAGTCGCCGCGCCCTGGCGACGCAGGGTGGTGGAGCCACTGCGCGAACTGCGCCAGGCGTGGCGCTCGCCGGCTGAACAGGACGATGCGCTGCGAGAACTGCGCGAAGCGCTCAAGATGCTGGAACTGCAAGCCGAGCGCTACCTGCTGGAACGGCTGCAGATGGCGAGCCGCGAATGGAGCGCAAGCGCTGGCGCCAATCAGTGGTTGAGCGCTGTTGCGCCGAAAGGTAGTTGCCGCGCTGCGCTGGAAACACTGCGCAACGCGGCCTATCAGACTCAGCTGGAGCTGGCAGGTGTCTGA
- a CDS encoding mechanosensitive ion channel family protein, whose amino-acid sequence MSEPWLTLVEEWRLQWMLGLQVLLILLVAYVLQRLVARGLTRLSSRYPLPPELLIPVRGGIRWFIIGGALIMVLERFGVSATVLWTAISGFVAVAAIAFFAIWSVLSNLLCAVLILTVGPFRLGDVVEIVEAFDKPIVKGRVIDINLVYTTLEEVAEAGTGAIVQVPNSLFFQKAVRRWRGSEVQLYNRNPNE is encoded by the coding sequence ATGAGCGAGCCCTGGCTGACATTGGTCGAAGAATGGCGCCTGCAGTGGATGCTCGGCCTGCAGGTGCTGTTGATTCTGCTGGTGGCCTATGTGCTGCAACGTCTGGTCGCCCGTGGGCTGACTCGGTTGTCGTCACGTTATCCGCTGCCGCCGGAGTTGCTGATTCCGGTGCGCGGCGGCATCCGCTGGTTCATCATCGGCGGCGCGCTGATCATGGTGTTGGAACGCTTCGGCGTTTCCGCCACGGTACTGTGGACAGCCATCTCCGGTTTCGTCGCGGTGGCGGCCATCGCCTTCTTCGCGATCTGGAGCGTGCTGTCCAACCTGCTCTGTGCGGTGCTGATCCTCACCGTCGGCCCGTTCCGGCTGGGTGATGTGGTGGAAATCGTCGAGGCGTTCGACAAGCCGATCGTCAAGGGCCGGGTCATCGACATCAATCTGGTCTACACCACATTGGAAGAGGTGGCCGAAGCCGGCACCGGCGCCATCGTGCAGGTGCCCAACAGCCTGTTCTTCCAGAAGGCCGTACGCCGTTGGCGTGGCAGCGAAGTGCAACTCTATAACCGTAACCCCAACGAGTAA
- a CDS encoding LysE family transporter, with the protein MSLETWLAFFVACWVISLSPGAGAIASMSCGLQYGFWRGYWNAIGLQLALVLQIAVVAAGVGAVLATSELAFSLIKWFGVGYLLWLAWKQWQAQPEALDDSAAPRPIGRPLSLMLRGFVVNASNPKAIVFILAVLPQFLDPQRPLLLQYSEMAATMVVVDLIVMAGYTGLAAKVLRLLRTPRQQRLVNRSFAAMFAGAAALLATVRRAAA; encoded by the coding sequence ATGTCCCTGGAAACCTGGCTCGCGTTCTTCGTTGCCTGTTGGGTGATCAGTCTCTCGCCGGGCGCCGGCGCCATCGCGTCGATGTCCTGCGGCCTGCAGTACGGTTTCTGGCGCGGCTACTGGAATGCCATTGGCCTGCAGCTGGCCCTGGTACTGCAGATCGCCGTGGTCGCGGCCGGCGTCGGCGCGGTGCTGGCCACCTCGGAGCTGGCATTCAGCCTGATCAAGTGGTTTGGCGTCGGTTATCTGCTCTGGTTGGCCTGGAAGCAGTGGCAGGCGCAGCCCGAGGCGCTGGACGATTCCGCCGCCCCGCGGCCCATCGGCAGGCCGCTGAGCCTGATGTTGCGTGGGTTTGTGGTCAACGCCAGCAACCCCAAGGCGATCGTCTTCATCCTCGCCGTGCTGCCGCAGTTTCTCGATCCGCAACGGCCGTTGCTGCTGCAATACAGCGAGATGGCCGCGACCATGGTGGTGGTCGATCTGATCGTCATGGCCGGCTACACCGGGCTGGCGGCGAAAGTGCTGCGGCTGTTGCGCACGCCGCGTCAGCAGCGCCTGGTCAATCGCAGTTTCGCCGCCATGTTCGCCGGCGCGGCGGCGCTGCTGGCGACGGTCAGGCGCGCGGCGGCATGA
- a CDS encoding ATP-binding cassette domain-containing protein, whose translation MIRLQNLTLQRGPQRLLDGAELTLHPGQKAGLIGANGAGKSTLFALLRGELVPDGGDCQLPPDWRIAHMRQEIDTLDRLAVDYVLDGDVELRRIQRELAAAEQAHDGNALARLHTELDNVDGYSADARARKLLAGLGFANEQMTLPVSSFSGGWRMRLNLAQALMCPSDLLLLDEPTNHLDLDAILWLEDWLKGYPGTLLLISHDRDFLDSVVDHVIHLEQRKLTLYRGGYSAFERTRAERLAQQQQAFEKQQAQRAHMESYIRRFKAQATKARQAQSRIKALERLEELAPAHVDSPFDFRFREADKVSSPLLDLAEGRLGYGEKVVLDKVKLQLVPGARIGLLGPNGAGKSTLIKTLSAELPPLAGRLQRGENLAVGYFAQHQLDSLDPKASPLLHLQRIAPAEREQTLRDFLGGFDFRGARCDEPVLNFSGGEKARLALALIAWGKPNLLLLDEPTNHLDLEMRLALTLALQDFEGAVLVVSHDRHLLKSTTDEFLLVADGQVQSFDGDLEDYACWLVDYRARQQPVASGEPAADKTDKRAQRQAAAALRQQLAPHKRQADKLEKDLATVHEKLTELETRLGDSALYEAARKDELRQLLAKQAELKVREGELEEAWLEALEILESLQAQLEASA comes from the coding sequence ATGATCCGACTCCAGAACCTCACTCTACAGCGTGGCCCTCAGCGATTGCTGGACGGCGCCGAGCTGACCCTGCACCCCGGCCAGAAGGCCGGCCTGATCGGCGCCAATGGCGCTGGCAAATCCACCCTCTTCGCGCTGCTGCGTGGCGAGCTGGTGCCCGACGGCGGCGATTGCCAATTGCCGCCGGACTGGCGCATCGCGCACATGCGCCAGGAGATCGATACCCTCGATCGCCTGGCCGTGGACTATGTGCTCGATGGCGACGTCGAGCTGCGGCGCATTCAGCGCGAGCTTGCCGCCGCCGAGCAGGCACACGATGGCAACGCACTGGCGCGTCTGCACACCGAATTGGACAACGTCGACGGCTACAGCGCCGACGCCCGCGCGCGCAAGCTGCTCGCCGGGCTGGGCTTTGCCAACGAGCAGATGACGCTGCCGGTCAGCAGCTTCTCCGGTGGCTGGCGCATGCGTCTCAACCTCGCCCAGGCACTGATGTGCCCGTCCGACCTGTTGCTGCTGGATGAACCGACCAACCACCTGGATCTCGATGCGATCCTCTGGCTCGAGGACTGGCTCAAGGGCTACCCCGGCACCCTGCTGCTGATTTCCCACGACCGCGACTTCCTCGACTCGGTGGTCGATCACGTCATCCATCTGGAACAGCGCAAACTGACGCTCTACCGTGGCGGCTACTCGGCCTTCGAGAGAACCCGCGCCGAGCGTCTGGCGCAACAGCAGCAAGCCTTCGAGAAGCAGCAGGCGCAGCGCGCGCACATGGAAAGCTATATCCGCCGCTTCAAGGCCCAGGCGACCAAGGCACGCCAGGCCCAGAGCCGGATCAAGGCGCTGGAACGTCTGGAAGAACTGGCGCCGGCGCACGTGGACTCGCCGTTCGACTTCCGTTTCCGTGAAGCGGACAAGGTTTCCAGCCCGTTGCTGGACCTTGCCGAAGGGCGCCTCGGCTACGGCGAAAAGGTGGTGCTGGACAAGGTCAAGCTGCAGCTGGTGCCCGGCGCGCGTATTGGTTTGCTGGGGCCGAACGGTGCCGGCAAGTCAACGCTGATCAAGACGCTCTCCGCCGAACTGCCCCCGCTGGCCGGCCGCTTGCAGCGCGGCGAGAACCTGGCGGTCGGCTATTTCGCCCAGCATCAGCTGGATTCGCTCGATCCCAAGGCCAGCCCCTTGCTGCACCTGCAGCGCATCGCTCCAGCCGAGCGCGAGCAGACGCTGCGTGATTTCCTCGGCGGCTTCGATTTCCGCGGCGCTCGCTGCGACGAGCCGGTGCTGAATTTTTCCGGCGGCGAGAAAGCGCGCCTGGCCCTGGCGCTGATCGCCTGGGGCAAGCCCAACCTGTTGCTGCTCGACGAACCGACCAACCACCTCGACCTGGAAATGCGCCTGGCGTTGACCCTGGCCCTGCAGGATTTCGAAGGTGCGGTACTGGTCGTATCCCACGACCGTCATCTGCTCAAGAGCACCACCGACGAGTTCCTGTTGGTCGCCGACGGCCAGGTGCAGAGCTTCGATGGCGATCTCGAAGACTACGCGTGCTGGCTGGTGGATTACCGGGCGCGGCAGCAACCCGTGGCAAGCGGCGAGCCTGCAGCGGACAAGACCGACAAGCGCGCCCAGCGTCAGGCCGCTGCCGCCCTGCGCCAGCAGTTGGCGCCGCACAAGCGTCAGGCGGACAAGCTGGAGAAGGACCTGGCGACGGTGCACGAAAAGCTGACCGAGCTCGAAACGCGCCTGGGCGACAGCGCGCTTTACGAAGCGGCGCGCAAGGATGAGCTGCGCCAGCTGCTGGCCAAGCAGGCCGAGCTGAAGGTTCGCGAAGGTGAGCTGGAGGAAGCCTGGCTGGAGGCGCTGGAAATACTGGAGAGCCTGCAGGCGCAACTGGAGGCCAGCGCATGA
- a CDS encoding AlgP family protein translates to MPAKKKSVTTPLHLLQQLSHSLIEHLDKACSQAIKDAESALAKLQKQRGKAQDKLTKARAKLDEAGSTGKTKAQTKARSRLGELEESLALLQSRQSETLTYLADLKRDAEQSLKLAQGIRKVADDADKALRSQQQATTVKSAAASRPAPRKPASKATPTAAKSAAASVKAPTTKAATTPAAKTPAKTPAKAPTKTAAKTSAGGAAAKPAAQRPATAKAPARARSATAAKPAAAAQSADSAVPAPPETAAKPATARPAAKKPAARKPAAKRSATQTPASSS, encoded by the coding sequence ATGCCCGCGAAGAAGAAGTCGGTCACCACTCCGCTACATCTGTTGCAGCAGCTTTCGCACAGTCTCATCGAGCATCTGGACAAGGCCTGCAGCCAGGCGATCAAGGATGCCGAAAGTGCGCTCGCCAAGCTGCAAAAGCAGCGTGGCAAGGCGCAGGACAAGTTGACCAAGGCGCGCGCCAAGCTTGACGAGGCCGGCAGCACGGGCAAAACCAAGGCGCAGACCAAAGCGCGCTCCCGGCTCGGCGAGCTGGAAGAATCGCTCGCATTGCTGCAGAGCCGGCAGAGCGAAACCCTGACCTACCTGGCCGACCTCAAGCGCGATGCCGAGCAGAGCCTGAAGCTGGCTCAGGGTATCCGGAAGGTCGCCGATGACGCTGACAAGGCCTTGCGCAGCCAGCAGCAGGCGACTACCGTCAAGTCCGCCGCAGCCTCTCGTCCGGCGCCGCGCAAGCCGGCCAGCAAGGCCACCCCGACCGCAGCCAAATCGGCAGCAGCATCCGTCAAAGCACCGACCACCAAGGCAGCGACAACGCCGGCCGCTAAAACGCCAGCCAAGACTCCGGCGAAAGCACCGACCAAGACAGCAGCGAAGACATCAGCTGGCGGCGCTGCGGCCAAGCCTGCAGCTCAACGCCCCGCAACGGCCAAGGCACCGGCTCGCGCCCGCTCGGCCACTGCGGCCAAACCCGCTGCGGCCGCGCAATCCGCAGACAGCGCCGTACCCGCCCCGCCTGAGACGGCGGCCAAGCCTGCGACAGCCAGGCCCGCGGCGAAAAAGCCTGCTGCTCGCAAGCCTGCAGCCAAGCGCAGCGCGACTCAGACACCTGCCAGCTCCAGCTGA
- a CDS encoding TerC family protein: MEWLSNPEIWVAFLTLTALEIVLGIDNIIFISILVSRLPKEQQPKARFFGLALAMGTRILLLLSIAWVMRLTSDLFTVLGEGVSGRDLILFFGGLFLLFKSTMEIWHSVEGEEEEQAAGSGAVKAGFIGIILQIAVIDIIFSLDSVITAVGLVQNVPVMVAAIVIAVLVMMLAAGTISEFIDKHPTLKILALSFLIVVGTLLIAEAFDVHVPKGYVYFAMAFSLGVEALNIRMRKAMKRKLKDPVKLGKGSPD, encoded by the coding sequence ATGGAATGGCTCAGCAACCCTGAGATATGGGTCGCCTTTCTGACCCTGACCGCCTTGGAAATCGTCCTCGGCATCGACAACATCATCTTCATTTCGATTCTGGTCAGCCGGCTGCCCAAGGAGCAGCAGCCGAAGGCGCGCTTCTTCGGCCTGGCGCTGGCCATGGGCACGCGGATTCTGCTGTTGCTATCCATCGCCTGGGTGATGCGTCTGACCAGCGATCTGTTCACGGTGCTGGGCGAGGGCGTTTCCGGGCGCGACCTGATCCTGTTCTTCGGAGGCCTGTTCCTCCTGTTCAAGAGCACCATGGAGATCTGGCACAGCGTCGAAGGCGAGGAAGAGGAGCAGGCTGCTGGCAGCGGCGCGGTGAAGGCGGGTTTCATCGGCATCATCCTGCAGATCGCGGTGATCGATATCATCTTCTCGCTGGACTCGGTGATCACGGCCGTTGGCCTGGTGCAGAATGTGCCGGTGATGGTCGCGGCGATCGTCATCGCGGTGCTGGTGATGATGCTGGCCGCCGGCACCATCAGCGAGTTCATCGACAAGCACCCGACACTGAAGATTCTCGCCCTGTCGTTCCTCATCGTCGTCGGTACGCTGCTGATCGCCGAAGCCTTCGACGTGCATGTGCCCAAGGGCTACGTCTACTTCGCCATGGCGTTCTCGCTGGGCGTCGAGGCGCTGAACATCCGCATGCGCAAGGCCATGAAGCGCAAGCTCAAGGACCCGGTAAAGCTGGGCAAGGGCTCACCGGACTGA
- a CDS encoding YaiI/YqxD family protein, with product MRVWIDADACPRAAKDQVIKFALKRRFEVLLVAGQSQVKPAFACVRLIVVPSGPDAADDYLVEHAVPGDLVVCSDVPLADRLVKKGVAALDPRGREFDERNMGERLAVRNLFTDLRDQGQMGGGQAAYSERDRQAFANALDRLLTRLSRPR from the coding sequence ATGCGCGTGTGGATCGATGCCGATGCCTGTCCACGCGCGGCCAAGGACCAGGTGATCAAGTTCGCCCTCAAACGCCGGTTCGAGGTGCTGCTGGTTGCCGGGCAGAGCCAGGTCAAGCCGGCGTTCGCCTGCGTGCGGCTGATCGTGGTGCCGAGCGGGCCGGATGCCGCCGACGACTACCTGGTCGAGCACGCCGTTCCGGGTGACCTGGTGGTCTGCAGTGACGTTCCGCTGGCCGATCGACTGGTGAAGAAGGGTGTCGCGGCGCTCGACCCGCGCGGTCGCGAGTTCGACGAGCGCAACATGGGCGAGCGGCTGGCGGTGCGCAACCTGTTCACCGATCTACGCGATCAGGGCCAGATGGGCGGCGGTCAGGCGGCCTACAGCGAGCGTGACCGTCAGGCCTTCGCCAACGCCCTGGACCGCCTGCTCACGCGGTTGTCGCGGCCGCGCTGA